ATCAGGTTACTGTTGTAAGTGTTCCTTTTGAAACAAAAGCAGAAAGCCTGAAAGCACAGGCAGGAGCTACACCAATTCATAATTACATACTTATGGCAGCAATTGCAATTCTGGTTTTATTAATCCTCGCTGTAGCAGGATTTATTGCTCTAAAGGTAATAAAAGGAAAGAAAAAAGAAGAAATCACATTACCTCCTGGAGTTACACCTGAAATGGCAGCAGGTGTTTATGCAGCACATGAAAAAACAGAAGAATTTCATATAGAAAAAGAGCCTGCATTCCAAAAACTACTTGAAATAGCAGAGGAATCTCCAGAACTTATAGCAGACCTTGTAAGTAAATGGCTTAGAGAAGAAGGTAAATAAAAATGCCTGACTTAAATATTCAGGATTTTGGAAAACCGCCTGAAGAAGAAATTAATTCTGAAAAATTAACCAAAGAAGAAATAGAAAATTTTTATAAATCCCAGATAGAAAAATTAAAAAAAGAATACGAAGAAAAAATAAAAAAATCCTATGAAGAAGGATTTAAACAGGGATATGAAGAAGCTCAAAAGGAAATAATTCCTAAGCTCCAAAATCAATTTCAATCTCAATTAGAAGAAAAACTCAGACAAAAAGAAGAAGAAATCAGCCTTAAATATAATGAGCTTAAACTTGAGTTAAATAAATTCTTGAACGAGATATATCAGAAATACAAGGAACATATTGATTTTATAGATGAACTAATTTTATCTGTAATTGAGGAAATTCTTTATTACATGTATGTTGACCAAAACAACGCCCGCTATGTATCTGAGGAAATTTTAAAACTATTGGAAGACTTAAAAAATCCTCCTGAGGTTATTGTGGAGATATCTCCTCAACTTAAAGAATACATATCTCCGCAACAAAAAAATATCAAAGTTATAGTTAGAAATGAGCTTGAAGGTGGAGATTTTGTGATTAAAGTTGAAAATGCCCAATTTGAAAATAGATTTAAAGAAAAACTGAAGATTTTAAAAAATGAAATTAAAAGAGAGATTAAAAAGAATTCCCCGTTATAAGGTCAAAGGTAAAATAACAGGTGTCACTGGCCCTATCATAGAAGCGTATCTTCCCCGGGTATCAATCGGAGACAGTTGTATTATTGAAAATGGTATAGAAGCAGAAGTTGTCGGATTTAAAGATGGAAAAACGCTGCTTATGGCCTATGATGACACCAAAGGAATTGCTGTTGGAAGTTGGATTGAAGCCCTTCAAGAACCTGTAAGGGTAGGGGTAGGGAAAGACCTCTTAGGATGTGTTGTTGATGCATTTGGAAAACCTCTTAACAAAGAAAATTTCACTCCGGAATATCTATATTACATAAAAAATGAGGTAGTTAATCCATTAAAAAGAGAAAGAATAAGAGAACCGTTAGATACAGGAGTTAGAACAATAAACTCCCTTCTAACAATTGGCAAAGGTCAGAGAATCGGTATATTTGCAGGTGCAGGTGTAGGCAAAAGCACACTTCTAGGGATGGTTGCTAGATATACAGAAGCCGAAGTAAGTGTAATAGCCCTGATAGGTGAAAGAGGTAGAGAAGTCCGAGAATTTATAGAAGATAATTTAGGGGAAGAAGGATTAAAAAAATCCGTTGTTGTTGTTGCTACTTCTGACCAGCCACCCCTTGCAAAAATAAGAGCTGTTTATACTGCAATAGCTATAGCAAATTATTTTTCAAATCAAGGAAAAAATGTTTTATTTTTGCTTGACTCATTAACAAGACTGGCTATGGCACAAAGAGAAATTGGCCTTGCAATAGGAGAACCACCTACAACCAAAGGATATACTCCATCAGTTTTTGCATTACTCCCAAAGTTTATTGAACAGGCAGGAAATTTTGAAGGAAGAGGAAGTATAACAGGTATTTATACAATCTTAGTGGAAGGTGATGATATCTCAATGGATCCTGTTGCTGATGCAGCTATGGGATTTTTAGACGGACATATAATATTATCAAGAAAGCTTGCCAATAAAAGAATATTCCCTGCCATCGATGTCCTAAAAAGCGTTAGCAGGTTAATGCCCCAGATAGTAAGTGACGATATATTAAAATACCAGAGCATATTCTTAAATATGGAAGCAACTTATGAAGAAGCAGAAGATATGATTAACTTGGGGTTATACAAAAAAGGAACAACCCCAAAGATAGACCTTGCGATTGAAGTTCATCCTGAAATAGAGAACTTCTTAAAGCAGGATATGAACCAAAAGGTTGACCTTGAGCAAAGTTTTGATCAACTTAAAGAATTAGTAGAGGAAATAAAACAAAGAGGTTTAAGATATGGAATTAAATGGGATTAGTGAGTATCTAAAAAAGCCTCAGATAGTAGATGCCGGATATGATAATGCAAAAATGAAAAATGAGGATTTTCTAAAAGTTCTTCTTGCTGACCTTGCCTGGCAAGATCCTCTAAATGCAAAGGACATTTCGGATTTTATCAGCAATACAGTCAAACTCAGACAGATGGAAGTTCTGAATGATTTTCAAAAAACTGTTGAACTATTGAAAAAGGCGAATGAGGCAAATTCCCTTTTATATGCATCAAATCTTATTGGCAAAAAAATATTTTACGAAGGAAATTACACTTATGTAGAAAATGGAAAATCCAGGGTAAAGTTCAAACTGGAAGATAATGCTGATTTTGTTAAGGTTACAGTTTTAGATAAAAACGGAAAAGTAGTTGAAAGCAAAAGTTTTTCAAATCTTGAAGGGGGAAAGGAATATCCATTTGAAATAGATAATCCAGACCTTAAAGACGGTTATTACACTGTTTATATTGAGGCTAAAAAAGGTAAACAAGCTGTAAAAGCTACTTTAATCAGCAAAGGTTATGTCGAAAGTGTATTAAAGTCAAAAGATGGTATAAAAGTTTTAGTCCACAATGATGAAGTAGACTTAAATTCTATTGTTCAAATAGGAGGTTAAGAACAATGATTCAATCATTTTACACAGGAAATGCAGGATTAGGCGCAAACAGAGAATGGCTTTCTGTTATATCTGACAATATTGCAAATGTAAACACAATAGGTTTTAAAGCAGAAAGAGCCAATTTTGAGGATCTAATTTCAAAAAGTATGACAACCTTTGCAAACGGCGCCCCAAAGAATTATGAAATTGGCGGAGGAAGTTTTGTAGGTTCTACCACAAAGGATTTCTCACAAGGTTCTCTGATGAACACAAACACACCAACAGACCTTGCATTAGATGGAGAAGGATTCTTTATGGTTCAGGACAGTCAGGGACTTACATACTACACAAGAGCCGGACAATTTAGAACAAATGCAGAAGGAGACTTGATAAACCTGAACGGTCAGAAACTTTTAGGATGGACACTGGATAAAAATGGAAATATTTCAGGTGCAATAAAAGCAATAAACGTTCCTAACTCTATGGATCCATCCCAAACAACCAAAATTGCCTTTAAAGAGCCTACTAACCTTGATTCAAGGGTAAAGGTAATATCGGCAGCCTTTACACCGGGAGATTCAACAACATTTAACTATGTAAACTCTTTTACAACTTATGATTCCCTTGGAAATCCACATATAACATCTTACTACTTCCAGAGAACAGGAACAAACACATGGAATGTTTATAAACTAATTGATGGAACCATTGCACCGGTTGAAGTTGATGGAAATTTATACAAATCTGTAAGATTAACTTTTAACTCAGATGGCACTTTAGATGTTAATAATATATATGCAGACACACAAATAAGTATGTCCTCTGATGAACCAGCAAGTGATACAGCGGGAACAGGCAATGATGGGTATTTCGAACTTAGTTATGTTGCAACGAAAGGAAGTATCCATATTAAATCATATACAACAGGAGGAAATACATATATAGTAAATTGGCATGATGATGGTGCAGGAAAAATTCTCGATGAAAATGGAAATGTAGTTGGAACAGTTGAGTATGAATATGGTTCTCCTCCTCAAACTCGTATACGTATACCTATCCTTGAAAATGGCTCAGGTGGAGATGAAATCAAAGTAGATTACCTTCACAGTGAAGCAGCCGGTTCTGTAGCTGTTGATCCAACTCAGGTAAAATTTGCAGGATATGACCCAAATAACGGTGCAACCAACCCATTACAAACTACAGAAAACTTTAAGGAAATTAGGCAGGTAGCATCTGATTTTATCTTCTATGCACAGCAGGATGGATATGCAAAAGGAGATTTATTATCTGTTGCTGTCAGCGAAGATGGTATTGTAAAAGGTGTTTACTCTAATGGACAGGTTAAAGATATAGCACGAATAGCAATTGCAACATTTAAAGACAAAGAAATCCTTGTTAGAAAAGGAAATAATCTTTATCTCCCAAATAGCCAGACATACACACCAATTATTGTCCCTGGTGGTGTTATATCAAAAGTCAGAAGTGGATTTTTAGAACTTTCTAACGTTGATATATCAAGGGAATTTATAAACCTTATAACAGCACAAAGGGCATATCAGGCTAACGCAAGGACAATAACAACATCTGACCAGGTTCTTCAAGAGACAATGAATATCAAGAGATAATATAATTTTAAAAACGCCTGATATGGAGATATAAATGGCAGAAGAAAATAAAGAACAGGAAGAACAGCAGCAAGGAGGAGGTAAGAAAAAACTTATCATCCTCCTTGTTGTTTTACTACTTCTTTTAGGTGGTGGAGGAGGAGCTGCTTATAAATTTTTAGTATTAGATAAACAAGAAGCCAAAAAAGAAGAGAATAAGGCAGAAAAAATACAGCAAGAAATAAAAAATATAGAAAATCTTGGAATTATGTTTGAGGTTGGCACTTTTGTTGTCAACCTTGCAGATAAAGATGCAGATAGATACTTAAAGGTAACAATAATTCTGGAACTTGAAAATGAACAGGTAAAACAGGAAGTTGAAAAAAGGCTTCCTCAGATAAAGGATAGCATAACAACTTTACTGTTTACAAAAACATCCCGGGAACTAAGGACAGCTGAAGGAGTAGAAAAACTAAAAGAGGAAATACTTCGCAGAGTAAATGCTATTCTTCCACTTGGCGGTGTTAAAAATGTTTACTTTACAGACTTTGTAATACAAACGGCTTAATCATGGAAGAAAAAGACGAAAAGAAAGAGCTTAATAATGCGGCTGTTGAGGAAGAATTAGATATATCCTTCCTTAAGGATGTAACTGTAAAAGTCACAGGTGAAGTAGGGAAAACCACCAAAAATTTTATAGATATTCTAAAGTTAAAAGAAGGAGATATTATAAAGTTAGACAAACATATTGAGGATTATATTGAGATTTATATAAGAGGCCAGTTATTTGCCATAGGTGAACTGGTCGTTGTAAATGATAAATATGCTATAAGGGTTGTTGACCTTGCTTGATTATTCAGATATTCTCAGGGTAATCGCCTCATTTATTATCGTTGTGGTTCTTATCTACTCTATTTATTATATGATAAATCGTTATGGTAAAGGTATCTTACCGGGACAAAAAGGTCTGATTTCCATTCTGGATATCAAATATTTAGGGAAAAACAAAGGTCTGGCCATAATAAAGGCAAATCAAAAATATTATTTCGTTTCCTTTGATGAAAAAAATGTGAGTATAATAGAAAAATGGGATAGCTTGCATGAGATAGAGGGAGAGACTAAAAATAAAAATGAAAAAGAAAGCCCTTCTGAAACTTGAATTTTTATTGCTTTTTCCTTTTCTTTCTTTTGGGGATGCTGTTTCCGATACACTTGCCCAATTAAATAATCTGGATATTACCTTAAAAATTCTTTTCCTTATTACAATACTCAGTCTTGTTCCATCTATTTTAATATCATTTACATCCTTTGTGAGAATAGTTATTGTTCTTTCTTTATTAAGACATGCCCTTGGTATTCCACAATCTCCTCCTAATCAGGTTATTATTGCTTTATCTTTGTTTTTAACATTTTTTATTATGAAACCTGTATTTGTGGACATAAACAACAATGCAATTCAGCCATATCTGAATAAAGAAATTGGAGATATGGAGGCTATTAAAAGAGCACAGATTCCAGTCAAAAAGTTTATGCTTCATAATACACGGAAAGAAGATCTAAAATTATTTCTTGATATTGCAAAGGAAAAGCCTGAAAAACCTGAAGATATAAGTATGATAACCTTAATACCTGCATTTATGATTAGTGAGATTAAAACAGCCTTTGAAATCGTATTTATAATATTCCTGCCTTTTTTAATTATTGATCTGCTTGTTGCAAGTATTTTGATGTCCATGGGAATGATGATGATACCCCCTATGCTTATATCCTTACCGTTTAAGCTGATATTATTTGTTCTGGCAGATGGTTTTGAACTGCTTACAAAGGCATTAATAGAAAGTTATAGGTGATAAAAATGGGATTAGACCAGACAATAAGCCTGATTCAGCAGATGTTATATACGGCTTTAATTGTAGGTGCACCGGTAATTCTAATAGCTTTTATTGTAGGTCTTGCAATCAGTATATTTCAGGCTGCAACCCAGATACATGAAATGACATTAACATTTATTCCTAAAATTGTTGCCACGATAATAGCACTAATTATATTCGGTTCCTGGATGTTCAGGAAACTGGTTGATTTTACACAGGAACTTTTAACAAATTTAATAAACTATATCTCGTGAAAAAAGATGCATCCTCTAATAACTCCTGAAATGTCAGTTGCTTTTGGACTTGTTTTATCCCGTGTTATCGGGGTTTTTATAGGTTTCCCACTACTTAATACTTCTCTTGTTCCGCTAAATGTTCGTATAATGCTTTCTATAGCTTTTGCCTTTTTCTTTATGTCTATCTTTGAACTTAAAATCCCTATAGAAAATTTTTCGCTTCTACATTATTTTATGCTTGTTTTAAGGGAACTACTAATCGGATTTTTACTGGGTCTTCTTGTAAATATTTTTATTTCCGCCTTTTCTTATGCAGCAGAGCTGATAAGCTATTTTATGGGATTTACAATTGTGAATGTATTTGACCCAACTTTTGGTCAAATTTCTGTTTTAGATAGATTTTTCATTCTTCTTTTTTATCTACTATTTTTTGTTACAGGGGCTTATCAGTTTGTGATTGGCGGCCTTGTAATGAGTTTTAAAGTGCTACCAATTGGGGTGCTATCTTTCAATCCCCAATCTTTTGTTTATCTTTTTAAAGAAGCACCTCTTATATTTTATTTGGGATTTAAGATAGCATTTCCTTTTGTATTAATTTTGTTTATGGTAAACGTAGCTCTTGCCTTAATTAACAGGCTCATTCCACAGATAAATGTTTTTATTGTCGGTCTACCCCTCCAGATTTTTGTTGGCCTTGCTTCCCTTGCCATTGCAACCTCACTTATAATCTACTTCTCAACTTCAGTTATAAATAATTTTTCCGAAAGTTATATAAAACTTATTGGAATTATGGGTAAATAATGGCAAAAGACCCAAGCAAAACGGAGAAGGCGACTCCCCGGCGTCGCCAAAAGGCAAGGGAAGAGGGGCAGGTTGCACGGAGTCAGGATATCCCAATAGCAGCCACGTTAATTGTAACTTTTCTAATTTTAATAGCGTATATTCCCTTTTCCTATCATCTGCTTACAGAATATTTTCACTATACATTTTCAGACCCGTTATCTCTTATTCCAGAAAGGAATGAGGGGTTTATCCTTTATACAATAAAAATAATATCCCTTTTGATATTGCCTATTTTTGCTGTTTTACTGGTAACAGGCGTGTTTTCTAATGTATTACAGTTTGGATTTTTATTCTCCACAAAGGCTTTAACTCCCAAATTAGACAGATTAAATGTTATAAAAGGGCTCGGAAGAATTTTTTCAATGAAAACAGCATTTGAACTGATAAGAAACCTGCTAAAATTAATTTTTGCCTCTGCAGTTGCATATTTTCTTATGGTCAAAATAATGAATAACTCGTTTAATATGTCATTTATACCATTTAATCATGAAGTGTATTTTATGCTGAAATATACACTGATGCTTGTTCTGGCCTTTGCTATATCCTCAATTCCTGTTGCAATAATTGATTTTATATATCGCAAATGGGAGTATGAAGAAAATCTGAAAATGAGTAAAGAAGAAGTAAAAGAAGAAAGAAAAATGTATGAAGGTAATCCTCAAATAAAAGCAGCCATCAGAAAAAAACAAAGAGAAATAGCAATGATGCGTATGATGGCAGAAGTGCCAAAAGCTGATGTGGTGATTACAAACCCAGACCACTATGCTGTGGCACTTGTGTATGAAAGGGGTAAAATGAATGCACCTAAGGTAATCGCAAAAGGAAAAAATCTAATTGCTGAAAAAATAAAAGAAATTGCTAAAAAACATGATATTCCTATTGTGGAAAACCCACCCCTTGCGAGGGCTTTATATTCCTCTGTAGAGGTGGGTCATTTCATACCTGAAAAATTTTATGTTGCTGTGGCAAAAATACTCGCAAAAGTATATAAACAGAAAGGTTTACTTTCCTAAACCAAAGACATTTGAAAGAGTATTAATGTAGTTAAAATAAGCTGCTATTGTTACGGCCTCAAAAACCTGACTTGTGGTATATCCAAGATTAAGAACTTTATCTAAATCTTCTTTGGTTATTTTATAGTTATCTTTACTTGCTGCTCTAAGGCAAAACCTCAAAAGTTCTTTTTCTTCTTCCGTTGTGTTTATATGGTCAATACCTTTCAATGTTTCTTCTATTTGCTCTTCTGACATTCCAAGCATTTTTGCTATATTTTTGTGGACATCAACACACATCGGGCAATTATTTGCCTGTGATACAAGTAAGGCAATTCTTTCTTTTGTTGAGTATGGAAGTTCTGTTTCGTTTAGAAGCAATGTTTTAACGCAGTTATCTGTCATAAAGTAGATATCTTTTCTAATAGCAAGGAGTTTAAAAATATCCCCAAGTTTTCCGGTTTTTTCCAGGATTTCTCTGGCGAGTTTTTGAATTTCAGGGTCCATTTCTTCCAGTTCAGGTAATTTAATATACGGCATATCAATCCTCCATTAATATAATTTTTATGATTAATTATACTGACTATAATAAGGTATATGATAAAAGGTTGCAAGATTATTACAGATATTATTTATTTTCTGTTGTGTTATCCGATTGATCCTGTTGATTCTGTTTTTTTAAGCTGGATAGTATTCTTACAATTTTGTCGGCTACCTTTGGGTCTATATAATCCATCAAAACACCGGCTTTACTTTCTTTCATATTAAAGATTATATATGCAGCTTCTTTCGGGTCTTTTATTTTTGATATTCTTTCTGCAGCAAGTTCAGGGTCTTCATCAACAGCTTTTTCAAATACTTTTGCCAGCTTTTTATATTTTTCAGTTTGTAATTTTTTCTGGAATTCTTCTAATTCCTTTTTCTCTTGCTGCAGTTTTTTTCTTTCTTCTTTTATCTGATTTAAAATTTGCTGGTTTTTCGCAATAAGTCTTTTTATCTCATCCCTAAGTTGCTGTAATCTTTTTATTTCTTTATCTATTTCTGTTTTTGGAGGATTGGAATTTTTTTGTGGAGAAACTTTTGCATTTTCCTGGGCAAAAGCTACGAAAAACATAAACAAAAAACTAATGCTTACGATTAAAAGCCTCATCTGCAAGCTGGGTCTCCTTTTTAAGCTGGTCTTTTTCTTCAAGTTTACGGAGTTTTTCCTGTTCTTTTTTAATCGCTTTTTTTTCGGCATTTTTTTCCTTGATTTCCATTCTAATTTTATCAGCTTTCTTTTCCAAGTCCTCAAGCTTTTGGTCTATAGAGGAAATTTTGTCCATGATTTTTATTAAGGAGTTTATCTTCATCTGTATCAGCATAGGTTCAGAATACTCTTCATTTTCTATCTGCGTGTAATTCTGTTTTAATTTTTCCTTTTCCTGAACAAGAAAAACAATTTGATTTTCAATATCAGAAAGTATTTTTCTTTTCTGGTTTATTTCATATTCAATTTTTTTAATAAAACCTTCAAAAATATCCATCATTCTATTAATAATAAAAAATCAAACGTTGTTTGACAAAGATTTTCATAAATTATAGACTAATTTAGTCAGTAATTATCGGAGGTTGCCATGGGAGACTATAAAAGACCTATAGTATCCGTTGTAGGTGCTGGAAACGTCGGAGAACACGTTGCAAATCTTGTCGCAATAAAGGAACTTGCAAATGTTCGTATGTTTGACCTTGCCAGGAAAGACGGAGACAAAGTCTATGAAGTTGTTAAAGGAAAAGCACTTGATATAAAGCAGATGGCGACTGCAATAGGTTGTGATGTTGAAGTAGAAGGTTTCACAGTTACCCCTGATGGAGATGGATATGAACCATTAAAAGGTTCTGATATAGTTGTTGTTACCGCAGGATTCCCCAGAAGGCCGGGAATGAGCAGGGATGACCTTCTTTCTAAGAATGTGGGAATTATCAGAACTATTTCTGAAAGAATTGCAAAATATGCACCTGATGCAATAGTCATTGTTGTATCAAATCCTGTTGATGTTCTTACTTATGCAGCTTATAAAATAACCGGCTTCCACAAAGACAAAGTTATGGGAATGGCCGGTGTCCTTGATACTGCAAGATTCAAGGCATTCCTATCAATGGAACTAAAGGTGTCTGTTAAAAATATAAATGCTTATGTTTTAGGTAGTCATGGAGATGATATGGTTCCTCTTCTTTCTGTATCAAATGTTGGCGGAGTTCCATTAACAAAACTTATACCAGAAGAAAGATTGAAAGAGATTGTTGAAAGAACTAAATTTGGTGGTGGAGAGATTGTTTCCCTGATGGGAACTTCTGCATATCATGCTCCTGGAGCTTCGGTTGTTGAGATGATAGAAGCTATACTTACCGATAAAAAAGAGATTCTCCCTTGTTCTGTATATCTTGAGGGAGAAGATGCTAAACATTACGATGCTGAGGATATCTGTATAGGAGTGCCTGTTAAATTAGGTGCCCATGGAATAGAAGAAGTTGTAAAACTTGATTTTACAGATGAAGAAAGAAAGCTATGGGCATCTTCTGTAAAATCTGTAAAATCAGGAATTGAAAGAATTAAAGAATTAGGTCTTATATAGGAGACAATCATGAGAGAGATAAATGTTTCTGTCATAAAAGATAAAGTGAAACAGATGATATTAGATGCAGAGTATAAGCTGCCTGAAGATTTTATAAAAGCTTTAGAAACTGCCAAAGCATTTGAGGAGTCGGAAACAGGAAAGGAAATACTTGATACTATACTGGAAAATGCAAAAGTAGCAGCAACGGAACAGGTGGCATACTGTCAGGATACAGGATATCCTGTTTTCTTTGTTGAAATCGGACAGGATGTTCATATTACCGGCGGAAATATAAGAGATGCTATAAATGAAGCAGTTAGAGAAGCTACAAAAGAAGGATATTTAAGGGCATCTCTTGCTTATGACCCTATTTTCGACAGAAAAAATACCGGAGATAATACTCCTGCTTTAATCTATTTTGATATTGTTCCTGGAGATAAGATAAAAATTAAATTTGCTGCCAAAGGAGGCGGTTCTGAAAACCAGAGTAAGCAGGCAATGTTAAAACCTGCAGATGGCATTGAAGGAATTAAAAAATTCGTTCTTAAATCAATAGCAAATGCAGGACCAAATGCATGTCCACCGTTTACAGTAGGAGTTGGAATAGGAGGAACTTTTGATTACTCAGCTGTTTTGGCTAAGAAGGCACTTTTCAGGCCTATCGGACATAGGCACCCTGACCCAAGAATAGCAATGCTTGAAGAAGAGTTGTTACAACTGGCAAACCAGCTTGGAGTTGGACCCCTCGGTTTCGGAGGAACAACAACAGCAGTTGATGTAAAAATAGAAATTGCCCCTGTTCATATAGCATCTTTACCTGTGGCAGTTAATATCCAGTGTCATGCTGCAAGACATACAGAATTAGAGATATAAAATGGCAACCACCGTAAAAAAAGAGCTT
The Persephonella sp. DNA segment above includes these coding regions:
- a CDS encoding fumarate hydratase, encoding MREINVSVIKDKVKQMILDAEYKLPEDFIKALETAKAFEESETGKEILDTILENAKVAATEQVAYCQDTGYPVFFVEIGQDVHITGGNIRDAINEAVREATKEGYLRASLAYDPIFDRKNTGDNTPALIYFDIVPGDKIKIKFAAKGGGSENQSKQAMLKPADGIEGIKKFVLKSIANAGPNACPPFTVGVGIGGTFDYSAVLAKKALFRPIGHRHPDPRIAMLEEELLQLANQLGVGPLGFGGTTTAVDVKIEIAPVHIASLPVAVNIQCHAARHTELEI